The uncultured Sphaerochaeta sp. genome includes the window TTGTAGACCAAGATGGGGGCAAGGTTTCCGGCGATATGGATGCTTCATCATTTGCACGTCTCGTTGCAGATACCTGGGACTACAAGCTTTGGTGGCCTCATAGTGAAGCGATCTATGCAAGTCTACGACTCTACCTTGAAACGGCAGATGAAACATTTTTTTCTTGGTACAAGAAGCTCAAAGCATATACCTTTTCAACATTTCCTGGTGAATCGGGTAAGGAGTGGGTACAGATACGGAAGCGTGATGGTACGCCTGAAGAAAAAGTGGTTGCTCTCCCGGTAAAGGATCCGTATCACATATTGAGAATGCTCTTGTTAACTATTGAGACGTTGGATAATTATATAAAGGATAAAAAACATGGTCTATGAATCATTGTCGGATAATGAAAAGATAGCTTTGAATACCAGCATGTTCAAAGCGTATGATATACGCACGAAGAGTGCAGCGTTACAACCTGCGTTGATGATGAGACTTGTACATGCCGTCGGCAGATACTTGGTTGAAGTTCTACAGGTTGAACAGGTTGTAATTGGGCGTGATGCACGCCTCGCAGCTCCTGCCTTGATGGAAATTGCCATCGATGTTTTTGCTCTAGCTGGTCTTAATGTCAGTGTTAACCCGCTCCAGGTCTCCACATGCCAATTTTATTACAGTTGCATGCAGCACCCTCATGCTGCAGGAGTTATGTTTACAGCAAGTCATAACCCGGGAGCTTACATTGGGATGAAGCTTATGGCTCCAAGATTACAAACTCTGGCTATGGGAAGTGGCCCAAAAGGTGGTATTTCTTGCATCAGGGAGTTGTATTGCGAAGGGAAACCCTGCAATTTCTCTCCGATGAAAAGAGGGAAGATAACCATTCATCGGTATCTTGATGAATATATTGCTTACTCATCTAAGCTAGCTGGTGTTGAAGAGAATAGCCTGCAAGATGTTTCCATCCTCACCGATTTCCTGTGTGGAGCTGCTGGTACAGAGGTAGCTGAGGCATTGGGAGATGCAGGAGCAAAGGTACGGGTACGGAATCTGGTACCGGATGGGAGGTTTCCTGCAGGTGATCCGAATCCAATTATTCTTGAGAGCATCAAACCAACATGGGAGCTGATGCGTAATGAACGCTTTGACTTTGGATTCTGTTTCGATGGCGATGGCGACAGGATGGATGTAATGGATAGCCATGGAGTGCAGATGACACCATCCTTCAATCTTTCATTATTGATTCCAGAGATACTTTCATTTTTCAAACAGGTACATAGAAGTGGTTACTTTGGGAATTCTCCTTGGTCGCCCAATATGTACTACGATGTTAAAGCCAATCCTCCTTCCATCGTCCAACAAGCAAAAACAGGCATGGATGTTCACATTATCAGGAATGGGCATTCCTTTATCAAGGAAGCACTCCGAAAGAATCTTTACAAGCAATATTTTGTTGCGAGTGAGGAGTCTGCTCACTACTACATGAATTTTCCTCTCGATCTTGATGATTATTCAAAGGGTTTTGCAGCTACGGAAAATACCCTTTATTTCACGCTTCTTACAGCAAAGATGTGGAGTCGTTATCCTGAGCAGTACGAGAAAGCCATGAAGATGCAGGAAAGTATTCACCGAGAACGTGAATGGCCGTGCCACTTCTTTAGTGATGTGTATCTTGAGCCTGTCGTTGCTGAGGTTGAGACTGCTTTCCGGAAAGAAGGACTGGAAATCTTCAAATCGATGGAAGATGGGGAAGATTTGGATGCAACACTGATGCGTTGTGGACTCCCAGAGCATATAGATGCTGGTACAAATTTACAGGGAGATTGGTTGCAGGTCGCCCAACGTATCAGTAGAAGTGAAGAAGGGATGGCTCGATGGGAAGTTGCATCCAGTAGCGCAGAAAGACTTGAGCAAGCAGTCCAGAGCATTCGTTCCATCACCGATCGGTATGTTGCACAGAATCTAGCTGAATACGAATAACCTTGTAACAATATATTGCAAGGCAAGGAGGGCAAGTAATGCAACTATTTACAAGTGCAATGATTATACTTGAGGATTCGATACTCCGAGATGCATATCTCGTTGAGGACTCTGGTTTGATTATGGCATATGGCCCTATGCCGGTTCCAGATACCTTTAGTAAATATGTAAGCAAGGTATATGACTGTGCGGGTTTGTATCTAAGTCCCGGCTTTGTTGACATCCATACGCATGGTTCTGGCGGTCATGACTATATGGATGGGACAGAAGAAGCGTTTATCGGTGCAGCTGCATCGCATTTGCAGTATGGGGCGACCACGTTGTTGCCAACGACATTGGCTTCATCGGATGAGCATCTATTCAGGACGTTCTCGATATTTCAAACCGTAAAGAAATCTGAAGCGGTTCTGCCTCATCTTCCTGGGTTGCATCTTGAAGGGCCCTATTTCTGTCATAAAGAGAAAGGTGCGATGGAGGAGAGTCACCTCAGACTCCCAACTCCAGAACACTATATAAATATCCTGGAACGTTCCCAAGGAACAATCCTGAGATGGTCGTTGGCTCCAGAACTACCTGGTGCGCTCGAGATGGCTGATAGGGTTATACGTGATGGTATTAACGTCTCTGCGGCTCATACTTGTGCGACATACGATGAAATGAGTGAGGCTTTTGATCATGGGATTAACCATTTGACGCATTTTTATTCTGCAATGTCTTCGTTGACAAGAAAGGATGGGATGCGAATCCTGGGAGTGATTGAGAGTGGGTATTTGATAGATGGACTTACGCTTGAGGTGATTGCCGATGGGATGCACTTGCCAGGACCACTTCTTAGGTTGATCTATAAATGTAAGGATCATGACCAAATCTGTGCCACTACGGATAGCATGCGTGCTGCTGGTATGGGACCAGGTCCTTCGATTCTCGGGCCAAAACTGGAAGGAACCCCAGTATTCGTTGAGGATGGTATTGCAAAAATGCCTGACCGAAGCTGTTTTGCTGGAAGCGTAGCAACATGCGATCGTTTGGTTCGAGTTCTTATGGCGGAAGTTGGGCTTTCTCTAGCGGAAGCAGTGAAAGCTTCCTCGTTACTTCCGGCGAGGTTTATGGGTTTGGACCAAATGACTGGTTCTATAGCAATTGGAAAACAGGCTGACTTGCTTGTCTTTGATCAATCCATTTCCATGAAACGGGTTTTTGTCTCAGGAAAGGAAATACAAATGGTCCATGCATGAATGCTGGATTAGGAGGATGTTTTAGTATGAGTATTACTATCAGTATCGCGGATACCCCACAGGAGTTGGGAAGAAAGGCTGCTGAAAAGATAGCGGGTTTTCTTCGTAATGCTATAGAGTCGACTGGTGAGGCAAGAATTATTCTTTCCACTGGAGCTAGTCAATTTGAGACA containing:
- the nagA gene encoding N-acetylglucosamine-6-phosphate deacetylase, encoding MQLFTSAMIILEDSILRDAYLVEDSGLIMAYGPMPVPDTFSKYVSKVYDCAGLYLSPGFVDIHTHGSGGHDYMDGTEEAFIGAAASHLQYGATTLLPTTLASSDEHLFRTFSIFQTVKKSEAVLPHLPGLHLEGPYFCHKEKGAMEESHLRLPTPEHYINILERSQGTILRWSLAPELPGALEMADRVIRDGINVSAAHTCATYDEMSEAFDHGINHLTHFYSAMSSLTRKDGMRILGVIESGYLIDGLTLEVIADGMHLPGPLLRLIYKCKDHDQICATTDSMRAAGMGPGPSILGPKLEGTPVFVEDGIAKMPDRSCFAGSVATCDRLVRVLMAEVGLSLAEAVKASSLLPARFMGLDQMTGSIAIGKQADLLVFDQSISMKRVFVSGKEIQMVHA